From the genome of Alosa sapidissima isolate fAloSap1 chromosome 14, fAloSap1.pri, whole genome shotgun sequence, one region includes:
- the LOC121681751 gene encoding proline-rich transmembrane protein 1-like: MAAKSGPLQRHQQLCAINKKSPALPPFPALLHPTAPPPPYSLSPCHHHHHHHHHHLHRLPIAASPASPNAGGCRCVPLSPEPRNRPTLCLHPHPPSPCGPSDRRGHLPARWRWLSRRLPGSSSAVSSSRRCHRCRPTGIMGPISTTHSIKKLI; the protein is encoded by the coding sequence GTCCCTTGCAGCGACACCAGCAGCTGTGCGCCATAAACAAAAAGTCTCCCGCTCTCCCGCCTTTCCCCGCTCTCCTCCATCCCACAGCCCCACCTCCaccctactctctctccccttgccaccaccaccaccaccaccaccaccaccacctccaccgccTCCCTATCGCCGCCAGCCCTGCCTCCCCAAACGCTGGTGGGTGCAGATGTGTGCCCCTGTCACCTGAGCCTCGTAACCGCCCCACCCTctgcctccacccccaccctccttcTCCATGTGGCCCCTCGGACCGGCGCGGGCATCTGCCGGCGAGATGGAGATGGCTCTCCCGACGCCTCCCTGGCTCCTCTTCTGCCGTCAGCTCATCTCGCCGCTGCCACCGCTGCCGTCCTACTGGCATCATGGGCCCAATTAGCACGACGCATTCTATCAAGAAGCTTATTTAG